A DNA window from Pyrus communis chromosome 3, drPyrComm1.1, whole genome shotgun sequence contains the following coding sequences:
- the LOC137730276 gene encoding purple acid phosphatase 2-like isoform X2, translated as MWKVTIFVVLGLVLNLAVVCNGGQTSAFVRKIDFSADMPLDSDVFRVPPGYNAPQQVHITQGDHTGSAVIVSWITADEPGYSKVVYWSANSENQTAEGIITTYTFYNYTSGYIHHCVIGNLTFNTRYYYVVGIGEETETQFWFTTPPEVGPDVPYTFGLIGDLGQTFDSNKTLTHYESNPLKGQTILYLGDLSYADDYPNHNNVRWDTWGRFVERSAAYQPWIWTAGNHEIDFAPEIGEPIPFKPYTHRYYVPYNASGSTAPFWYSIKRASAYVIVLGSYSAYGTYTPQYKWLQEELPKVNRSETPWLIVIMHCPWYNSYQSHYMEGEAMRVMFEAWFVEYKVDVVFSGHVHAYERSERISNVAYDIVNANCTPVKDQSAPVYITVGDGGNLEGLSTVMTEPQPDYSVFREASFGHGIFDIKNRTHAHFSWHRNEDGYAVEADSHWLFNRYYYPADDSKSTSA; from the exons ATGTGGAA GGTAACCATTTTTGTAGTCTTGGGTTTGGTTTTGAACTTGGCAGTGGTTTGTAATGGAGGTCAAACAAGCGCTTTCGTGCGGAAAATTGATTTCAGCGCGGATATGCCGCTTGACAGTGACGTCTTTCGAGTCCCTCCTGGGTACAATGCACCTCAACAA GTTCATATAACACAAGGAGACCACACGGGAAGCGCGGTGATTGTGTCATGGATCACTGCCGACGAACCAGGTTACAGTAAGGTGGTTTATTGGAGTGCAAATAGCGAGAACCAGACGGCTGAGGGCATAATTACAACTTATACTTTTTACAATTACACTTCTGGTTACATTCACCATTGTGTCATCGGAAACTTGACG TTCAACACCAGATATTACTATGTGGTTGGAATTGGCGAAGAAACTGAAACGCAGTTCTGGTTTACAACTCCTCCTGAAGTTGGGCCGGACGTACCTTACACATTTGGTCTCATAG GGGATCTGGGTCAGACCTTTGATTCAAACAAGACTCTTACTCATTACGAATCAAACCCGCTGAAAGGACAAACAATATTGTATCTTGGGGACCTCTCCTATGCAGATGACTACCCGAATCATAATAATGTTAGGTGGGATACATGGGGAAGATTTGTGGAGAGAAGTGCTGCTTATCAACCTTGGATATGGACCGCAGGGAATCATGAAATTGATTTTGCCCCAGAAATT GGTGAACCAATACCTTTTAAGCCTTACACTCACCGGTATTATGTCCCGTATAATGCATCGGGGAGTACTGCCCCATTTTGGTACTCAATCAAAAGAGCTTCCGCATACGTTATTGTCTTGGGTTCTTATTCTGCATACG gtACATACACTCCGCAGTACAAATGGCTCCAGGAGGAGCTACCGAAAGTTAACAGGAGTGAGACCCCTTGGTTGATTGTTATAATGCATTGTCCATGGTATAATAGCTACCAGTCGCACTATATGGAAGGAGAAGCCATGAGAGTAATGTTTGAGGCCTGGTTTGTGGAGTACAAAGTCGATGTGGTATTTAGCGGTCATGTCCATGCCTACGAGCGATCT GAACGCATCTCCAATGTTGCATATGACATTGTGAATGCTAATTGCACTCCTGTAAAAGATCAATCTGCACCCGTCTACATTACTGTTGGTGATGGAGGAAATCTTGAAGGCTTATCGACCGT TATGACGGAGCCACAGCCAGATTACTCAGTCTTCCGGGAAGCCAGTTTTGGTCACGGCATCTTTGACATCAAGAACAGAACCCATGCTCACTTTAGCTGGCACCGCAACGAAGATGGATATGCCGTAGAAGCTGATTCGCATTGGCTTTTCAATAGATACTATTATCCCGCTGATGATTCAAAATCCACAAGTGCCTAA
- the LOC137730276 gene encoding purple acid phosphatase 2-like isoform X1, translating into MTEMGVGSLDSSTCSRVTIFVVLGLVLNLAVVCNGGQTSAFVRKIDFSADMPLDSDVFRVPPGYNAPQQVHITQGDHTGSAVIVSWITADEPGYSKVVYWSANSENQTAEGIITTYTFYNYTSGYIHHCVIGNLTFNTRYYYVVGIGEETETQFWFTTPPEVGPDVPYTFGLIGDLGQTFDSNKTLTHYESNPLKGQTILYLGDLSYADDYPNHNNVRWDTWGRFVERSAAYQPWIWTAGNHEIDFAPEIGEPIPFKPYTHRYYVPYNASGSTAPFWYSIKRASAYVIVLGSYSAYGTYTPQYKWLQEELPKVNRSETPWLIVIMHCPWYNSYQSHYMEGEAMRVMFEAWFVEYKVDVVFSGHVHAYERSERISNVAYDIVNANCTPVKDQSAPVYITVGDGGNLEGLSTVMTEPQPDYSVFREASFGHGIFDIKNRTHAHFSWHRNEDGYAVEADSHWLFNRYYYPADDSKSTSA; encoded by the exons ATGACCGAGATGGGTGTGGGGAGCTTAGATTCTTCTACTTGTTCAAGGGTAACCATTTTTGTAGTCTTGGGTTTGGTTTTGAACTTGGCAGTGGTTTGTAATGGAGGTCAAACAAGCGCTTTCGTGCGGAAAATTGATTTCAGCGCGGATATGCCGCTTGACAGTGACGTCTTTCGAGTCCCTCCTGGGTACAATGCACCTCAACAA GTTCATATAACACAAGGAGACCACACGGGAAGCGCGGTGATTGTGTCATGGATCACTGCCGACGAACCAGGTTACAGTAAGGTGGTTTATTGGAGTGCAAATAGCGAGAACCAGACGGCTGAGGGCATAATTACAACTTATACTTTTTACAATTACACTTCTGGTTACATTCACCATTGTGTCATCGGAAACTTGACG TTCAACACCAGATATTACTATGTGGTTGGAATTGGCGAAGAAACTGAAACGCAGTTCTGGTTTACAACTCCTCCTGAAGTTGGGCCGGACGTACCTTACACATTTGGTCTCATAG GGGATCTGGGTCAGACCTTTGATTCAAACAAGACTCTTACTCATTACGAATCAAACCCGCTGAAAGGACAAACAATATTGTATCTTGGGGACCTCTCCTATGCAGATGACTACCCGAATCATAATAATGTTAGGTGGGATACATGGGGAAGATTTGTGGAGAGAAGTGCTGCTTATCAACCTTGGATATGGACCGCAGGGAATCATGAAATTGATTTTGCCCCAGAAATT GGTGAACCAATACCTTTTAAGCCTTACACTCACCGGTATTATGTCCCGTATAATGCATCGGGGAGTACTGCCCCATTTTGGTACTCAATCAAAAGAGCTTCCGCATACGTTATTGTCTTGGGTTCTTATTCTGCATACG gtACATACACTCCGCAGTACAAATGGCTCCAGGAGGAGCTACCGAAAGTTAACAGGAGTGAGACCCCTTGGTTGATTGTTATAATGCATTGTCCATGGTATAATAGCTACCAGTCGCACTATATGGAAGGAGAAGCCATGAGAGTAATGTTTGAGGCCTGGTTTGTGGAGTACAAAGTCGATGTGGTATTTAGCGGTCATGTCCATGCCTACGAGCGATCT GAACGCATCTCCAATGTTGCATATGACATTGTGAATGCTAATTGCACTCCTGTAAAAGATCAATCTGCACCCGTCTACATTACTGTTGGTGATGGAGGAAATCTTGAAGGCTTATCGACCGT TATGACGGAGCCACAGCCAGATTACTCAGTCTTCCGGGAAGCCAGTTTTGGTCACGGCATCTTTGACATCAAGAACAGAACCCATGCTCACTTTAGCTGGCACCGCAACGAAGATGGATATGCCGTAGAAGCTGATTCGCATTGGCTTTTCAATAGATACTATTATCCCGCTGATGATTCAAAATCCACAAGTGCCTAA
- the LOC137729027 gene encoding uncharacterized protein isoform X2: MTEKSGDGEGSGGGDGGPAEEEKNNNNADGGVPPEEEKEKDKNGDPELLICLLQPAPADSDPDYIGIRRLLLSRKPQSPFHRRRDWRCNGKGYVAFRNYIRRPRNWERMQTPSLQTTPGNSGRWILPTSPLSLLYDVESWSPGRSGSQPSPRRSFGSSISDSDRPHPRRAEPAYSFVGMHCIFDQCKASVTVLKFGHMSSDLLAYGASDGTLTVCTVSDPPSILKHLHGHSKDVTDFDFSSNNQYIASSSMDKTVRVWEISKGLCIRVIYGVSPQLCIRFHPVNNNFLSAGNADKEVTVFNFSTGRVIHKIFFDSEVTSMDSAHTGQLIFCGDATGCIYSISMNSHTGMLSRSHRHRSSTRRKSAVITVQYRSFSLLARGPVLLTCTQDGNLSFFSVALEIQGYLTLRCSLKLNPRIYRIRASFCPLLSLEKGEFIVSGSEDSNVYFYDLTRPKHTCVNKLQGHRFPVIGVAWNHGENLLASSDFYGTVIVWKRSKTG; encoded by the exons ATGACGGAGAAAAGCGGCGACGGCGAGGGCAGCGGCGGGGGTGATGGTGGTCCAGCAGAGGAGGagaagaataataataatgctGATGGTGGTGTTCCACCAgaggaagagaaggagaaagacaAGAATGGAGATCCAGAACTGCTGATCTGCTTGCTTCAACCTGCTCCCGCCGACTCCGATCCCGACTACATTGGCATCCGTCGCCTTCTCCTCTCTCGCAAGCCCCAGTCCCCATTTCATCGCCGCCGA GATTGGAGATGCAATGGAAAAGGGTACGTCGCGTTTCGAAATTACATCCGGCGGCCGAGGAATTGGGAGAGGATGCAGACTCCGAGCCTCCAGACCACTCCCGGAAACAG TGGGCGATGGATTCTGCCTACAAGTCCACTGTCCCTTTTGTACGACGTCGAAAGCTGGAGTCCTGGCAGG AGTGGCAGTCAACCTTCACCTCGCAGAAGTTTTGGCTCCAGTATAAGTGATAGTGACCGCCCACATCCTCGGCGTGCAGAACCTGCATACTCGTTTGTAGGAATGCATTGCATCTTTGATCAGTGCAAAGCCTCTG TTACGGTTTTGAAGTTTGGGCACATGAGTTCTGAtctgcttgcatatggagcatcagATGGAACCTTGACAGTATGCACTGTTTCTGATCCACCTTCAATCCTCAAGCATCTGCATGGTCACTCCAAAGATGTTACAG ACTTTGATTTTTCGTCGAACAATCAATACATTGCATCCTCATCAATGGATAAAACTGTACGAGTGTGGGAGATTTCAAAAGGCCTTTGTATTCGAGTAATATATGGAGTGTCTCCGCAACTGTGTATCCGTTTTCACCCT GTAAATAATAACTTTCTTTCAGCTGGCAATGCAGACAAAGAAGTTACG GTTTTCAATTTCAGCACTGGGAGGGTCATTCATAAAATATTCTTTGACAGTGAGGTTACCTCCATGGATTCTGCTCACACTGGACAGCTCATTTTCTGTGGTGATGCGACG GGCTGTATATATTCTATAAGCATGAATTCTCACACAGGAATGTTGTCTCGCTCTCATCGTCACCGAAGTAGCACAAGGCGGAAATCTGCAGTCATAACTGTGCAGTACCGAAGTTTTTCTCTGTTGGCTCGGGGCCCTGTCTTGCTTACGTGTACTCAAGATGGAAATTTATCTTTCTTCAG TGTTGCTCTGGAAATACAGGGTTATTTGACTCTCCGTTGCTCACTGAAACTAAATCCACGAATATACAGAATCCGGGCTTCCTTCTGTCCGCTGCTTTCCCTTGAAAAAGGAGAATTTATAG TTTCCGGAAGTGAGGATTCAAATGTCTACTTCTACGATTTAACTCGGCCAAAGCATACTTGTGTAAACAAGCTACAG GGTCATCGATTTCCGGTTATTGGTGTTGCTTGGAACCATGGAGAAAACTTGTTAGCATCATCTGATTTCTACGGAACGGTTATTGTATGGAAGAGATCAAAGACAGGTTAA
- the LOC137729027 gene encoding uncharacterized protein isoform X1 encodes MTEKSGDGEGSGGGDGGPAEEEKNNNNADGGVPPEEEKEKDKNGDPELLICLLQPAPADSDPDYIGIRRLLLSRKPQSPFHRRRDWRCNGKGYVAFRNYIRRPRNWERMQTPSLQTTPGNSGRWILPTSPLSLLYDVESWSPGRDVQSGSQPSPRRSFGSSISDSDRPHPRRAEPAYSFVGMHCIFDQCKASVTVLKFGHMSSDLLAYGASDGTLTVCTVSDPPSILKHLHGHSKDVTDFDFSSNNQYIASSSMDKTVRVWEISKGLCIRVIYGVSPQLCIRFHPVNNNFLSAGNADKEVTVFNFSTGRVIHKIFFDSEVTSMDSAHTGQLIFCGDATGCIYSISMNSHTGMLSRSHRHRSSTRRKSAVITVQYRSFSLLARGPVLLTCTQDGNLSFFSVALEIQGYLTLRCSLKLNPRIYRIRASFCPLLSLEKGEFIVSGSEDSNVYFYDLTRPKHTCVNKLQGHRFPVIGVAWNHGENLLASSDFYGTVIVWKRSKTG; translated from the exons ATGACGGAGAAAAGCGGCGACGGCGAGGGCAGCGGCGGGGGTGATGGTGGTCCAGCAGAGGAGGagaagaataataataatgctGATGGTGGTGTTCCACCAgaggaagagaaggagaaagacaAGAATGGAGATCCAGAACTGCTGATCTGCTTGCTTCAACCTGCTCCCGCCGACTCCGATCCCGACTACATTGGCATCCGTCGCCTTCTCCTCTCTCGCAAGCCCCAGTCCCCATTTCATCGCCGCCGA GATTGGAGATGCAATGGAAAAGGGTACGTCGCGTTTCGAAATTACATCCGGCGGCCGAGGAATTGGGAGAGGATGCAGACTCCGAGCCTCCAGACCACTCCCGGAAACAG TGGGCGATGGATTCTGCCTACAAGTCCACTGTCCCTTTTGTACGACGTCGAAAGCTGGAGTCCTGGCAGG GACGTCCAGAGTGGCAGTCAACCTTCACCTCGCAGAAGTTTTGGCTCCAGTATAAGTGATAGTGACCGCCCACATCCTCGGCGTGCAGAACCTGCATACTCGTTTGTAGGAATGCATTGCATCTTTGATCAGTGCAAAGCCTCTG TTACGGTTTTGAAGTTTGGGCACATGAGTTCTGAtctgcttgcatatggagcatcagATGGAACCTTGACAGTATGCACTGTTTCTGATCCACCTTCAATCCTCAAGCATCTGCATGGTCACTCCAAAGATGTTACAG ACTTTGATTTTTCGTCGAACAATCAATACATTGCATCCTCATCAATGGATAAAACTGTACGAGTGTGGGAGATTTCAAAAGGCCTTTGTATTCGAGTAATATATGGAGTGTCTCCGCAACTGTGTATCCGTTTTCACCCT GTAAATAATAACTTTCTTTCAGCTGGCAATGCAGACAAAGAAGTTACG GTTTTCAATTTCAGCACTGGGAGGGTCATTCATAAAATATTCTTTGACAGTGAGGTTACCTCCATGGATTCTGCTCACACTGGACAGCTCATTTTCTGTGGTGATGCGACG GGCTGTATATATTCTATAAGCATGAATTCTCACACAGGAATGTTGTCTCGCTCTCATCGTCACCGAAGTAGCACAAGGCGGAAATCTGCAGTCATAACTGTGCAGTACCGAAGTTTTTCTCTGTTGGCTCGGGGCCCTGTCTTGCTTACGTGTACTCAAGATGGAAATTTATCTTTCTTCAG TGTTGCTCTGGAAATACAGGGTTATTTGACTCTCCGTTGCTCACTGAAACTAAATCCACGAATATACAGAATCCGGGCTTCCTTCTGTCCGCTGCTTTCCCTTGAAAAAGGAGAATTTATAG TTTCCGGAAGTGAGGATTCAAATGTCTACTTCTACGATTTAACTCGGCCAAAGCATACTTGTGTAAACAAGCTACAG GGTCATCGATTTCCGGTTATTGGTGTTGCTTGGAACCATGGAGAAAACTTGTTAGCATCATCTGATTTCTACGGAACGGTTATTGTATGGAAGAGATCAAAGACAGGTTAA
- the LOC137727504 gene encoding chromatin remodeling protein SHL-like yields the protein MAKPKAPRRTLDSYTVKPINKTIRAGDCVLMRPSEPGKPSYVAKIERIEADSRGSNVKVHVQWYYRPEESLGGRRQFHGSKEVFLSDHHDVQSADTIEAKCTVHTFKSYTKLDAVGNDDFFCRFEYNSSTGAFNPDRVAVYCKCEMPYNPDDLMVQCEGCSDWFHPACIDMNIQEAKRLDHFFCEGCSSEGQKKLQNSHTASRHPDTKVDTKRRRR from the exons ATGGCCAAACCCAAAGCTCCGAGACGAACGCTGGACTCATACACCGTCAAACCCATCAACAAAACCATCAGAG CCGGTGACTGCGTCCTGATGCGGCCGTCGGAGCCGGGGAAGCCGTCGTACGTGGCGAAGATCGAGCGCATCGAGGCCGACAGCCGCGGCTCCAACGTCAAGGTCCACGTCCAGTGGTACTATCGGCCGGAGGAGTCGCTCGGCGGCCGGAGGCAGTTTCACGGCTCCAAAGAGGTCTTTCTCTCCGATCACCACGATGTTCAGAGCGCCGACACCATCGAGGCCAAGTGTACGGTCCACACCTTCAAGAGCTACACCAAGCTTGACGCTGTTGGAAACGACGATTTCTTCTGTCGTTTTGAGTATAATTCCTCCACTGGGGCTTTCAATCCCGACCGCGTTGCCGT GTATTGCAAATGTGAGATGCCTTACAACCCGGATGACCTCATGGTTCAGTGTGAAGGTTGTAGTGATTG GTTTCATCCTGCTTGTATAGACATGAATATACAGGAAGCCAAAAGACTAGATCACTTTTTCTGTGAAGGCTGCTCTTCCGAGGGTCAAAAGAAATTGCAGAATTCCCATACTGCTTCCAGACACCCTGATACAAAG GTGGATACAAAACGGCGTCGGAGGTGA